TAAAAACTATTAAAAGGCATCAATCCATGTCAATATACAACTAATATTACCTACAACTGGtccactttcttttctgttaggTCTGGGTTTTGCCAGAGTTTCGTTCATAATTTGTAAAATCTCCCTCTTGGCAGCTGCAGGCGttggggaaaaggaagaagttttgcATAAGATTataacaaaaccaacaaacttaCTCTTAACTTAAAAGCAGATAAGCATCCATTTATAAAATCTACCTTCTGCCTAACTAAAAATATCGTAGTAACTTAATGCAActtaggtaaaaaaaaagtcccccCCACATCACCAACCAACATATGGTTTGAGTACATGACCTTTTtctccccccctcctcccccaaaGTGACATGGCTTAGTAGAATTGCATTTCTCAGCATCAGGCAAAACCAAACTACTGGAAGCAAATACTTCACAATATACACCACCATCCTGATGTTGTTCTTCTATTTAAgtgatttttctccccagtctgcttttaaaagtcttaatgcatttttttttccccccaaaatgcGTACATTGCTCTACATTGGTGATCATTAGTATCACACCTattgcattttggttttttgcTCTCTTAGTAGAAAAATAACCTTTAGGAGAAGCACCATCTTCATTGATACTACATACAACGACACAAAACATTGCACTGGGAAGGGCCAAGCTCTTTGGAGACTGAACActcacaaaaccaaaaaaaaataaaatataaccaTAATATACAGGGGGGAAGGAATCTTCCTCATTTTCCCCAGTCTCAAGTAAAAAACAAAGTGCAGCTtataatttaatacattttataatttaataaaacGGATGCAAACGTATGCACATACCTGTAGCTTGCTGAATAGCTTCCATGATAATTTTTATTGGTATTCCTGGTAGCTTTAGATCAACCTAGCATTAGAACAGTTAAGAGACATCAATATGTAgggaaagcttttttcttttttttagaaacaatCTTCTCAATGATTAACTATAGCAGTATTTCCTGTTAGTATACCTGCAAGGCAGTTACTCCTTTACTAGTACCCGCCATCTTGAAATCCATATCACCATAGTAGTCTTCAATTCCCTGTCagtacaagcagaaaaaaaacaaatgggcGTCAATAAGCTGCAGATTGAACCTGGAGCCACTTGCAGGGTTATCACctttcagactttttttgttCCCCTCTATTCCCAATCTTATTTCACTGCTCCTGATGAATAcggtttctttctcttctcataAACTAAGAACTTCCGTGGATTAAGTTTTCTGAACAAATCTACAATTGACTTGATACTACCAATGACTGCCACAGGAAGCAGAACAATGACAACAcgcatttttttctccccaacaATCTTGCCAACAGCTCATTTTCCTCCTAGTATATTGTACTTCTCAATAAACTACAGCATCCAACAGTTATGAACCTCTTTCTTCCAGAActcaatgaaaacagaaagcttctAAGAACTTACAAGAAATAACATAGTAGCACCTAGAATTACCTGGGTAAGACAACGTTACAAAAGCAAGCTCTAAGCATCAATAGAAACAGCTGTGCCAGAAACACTCACCAGGATGTCCGTCAGCAAACGGTAGTCCTCAAgatcttttccttctggattGTATTTGGTAATGAGACCTACTGCTACACCTGCCACTGCACTTGATACAGGAACTCCTAATAATGGtaattaaaaagacattttcataaGCTTTGATCATTTCAAAATCCtttaatgtattattatttaacGTATATGCAGTTTCTCCTCTTAAGTACCACATTTTGTACCTGCATCCATTAACGCCAGACTTCCACCACATGCAGAAGCCATTGAAGAGGACCCTAGGGAGTTAgaatacaggagaaaaacagcattaaacGTCAGTcaaaagcatctgaaataaaatctgctaGCGATATTCTTCCATGACAGTCTGAAAATTAACTCTCTGCTAGCCAGAAGATACTGTGCAGCAACACATATACCACAATAAATAACTGAAGTTTGCCAGAAGGTTTCTACAGCAGAAGTACTTTATCCAAAAATGGgcaatattttgaatatttcacGATACTGGTACCAAAAAAAGACCAACAAGCATCATGACTGATATTGAGTATTCTAGATAAGTAAGCCAGGGGCTTGTCAACTGCAAATGGGACTCATTCCCCTTCTCCACTAACTCTTCCTTCCAGGCACCAGATCTCACTACACCGCTAAGAAGTTGCTGGCGGCCCTCACAGAACTCCTGGCCACAAAAGGGAATCTGCAGAAAGGTAAAAATCAATAGCTTTCTCTCAAACTGGGGAAATGAGAATAAACAGACAGAAGTTATCTGTAAGTCAGCTGCAGTTAAACACTGAAGAACTGCTCTCAATACAagccttttaattaaaatccaaATTTAAGCTTACATCTCATAGTGATATTGTGCTGTTCTACAAACTGAAGGGTTTATTATTCATAACCATATGTATACTCTCCATTTTAAAGTACTTCCAATAATAGAGCTAccaaattttaaaacttaacaATTAAATCTGTGGCCTACAAAAACGTCTACATCTAGATTCTTCTTTAAGAACCAATTTTCATCTCCCATTTCTcaaacattaagaaaatcaTAGTACCATTTGATTCTAAGACTTCAGAAGTAACTCGTATTGTGAATGGGAAATCCTGGGGAATAACTGGTTTCAGTGCTCTCTCTGCTAGTGCACCTggtaaaaaatgcaaaaattgagccataaataaaaaccatcagacaaaaatattaaagcttACAGCATGAGATGACTTCTGTAGTCTTATCTTACCGTGTCCAAGTTCTCTTCTATTCACACCAGTAACTTTGCCAATCTCATTAGTTGCATAAGGAGGAaactgtagaggaaaaaaaaaaagaaatcccaaaaTATACATACAGAAAACTAACTCCTGTTTTTTCACTTCAAACCACACACTTGCTAAGTTTCTTTGAAGTTTTGGTGCATGtcaagatgaaaacaaaacagaaacaaacaaaaatcaaaccacCAAACAACATCCATCAGTCAGTCTGCAAGTTGAGATTAGTTGACATAGTGTTTATTTTGCACCTGCTTCAATTCCACAGAACAAGAGAGAATAAAGCAGTTGCAAAATAGGGAAGGAATAAGGCAACAAGCTTACTCTAATGAAGCTTGCCAAACAACATGttaaaaatcttgtttctgtCTTGCAGATAATGTAGCACGTCTCTTGCCCATACAAAAGCCTGGGTAAATTCCAAAGGCTGTAAAAAGCATTATTTACTATTGGTGCAGAATGGCAGCTGAGTACATCAGTTTACTAGAAATAATTGAGCAGGTTAATCCTGCCTGCAGTAATAACTTGTCCTTATGGAGCTAACAAGTGTTAAACTACTAGAAAGACTGCATGAAGTGGCaacttgcaaaatatttatttaacagcACTTTTGTTCATAAACTGCCGGATAAATTAACATAGAAATTGTAATTTGCAAGTTccattcagaaataattaatatCCTTGGAAGGGACCAATTTACACAAATCATGCAAAGCTGTGACATAATAGAACTCTCACCTCATAATGAAGCATGAAGTTCTTATCTTTTATTCCgctattaataaaaaaaaaaacagaagaacacaTCAAAAAAAGCAAGTGTCTTACATCCTATGTGTGATAAGCAAGATTATGTTCAGCTATACTTACAAACTGACCAAACCAGCAAATCTATTGATTCACTATTcgtccacttttttttttcttttcttgagattagggttgttttttttttgtattaattgTATTAAACTACGGTCTACAAAGAAACGAGCATCATGTGCCAACTGCAGTCATTTAAACAGCTTTCCTACTTTTATGCTGATTTTGATCCATCAAATGGTAGACAAAACTTCAAGAACCAGTATTTTACTGCACACACTTCATGAAGGACTAAGAAATATAAGCACTCAAtaggaaaaatcaaaatctcCAACATTACTTGAGTAAGTTGAAAGATGCCTGCAGTCAAAAATTTTACTTAAGTATCACAAGACTTGACACTTCACAACAAATAAAAACGCTAATCTACAACACCAAGCTGCTTCAGGTCAAGACCTGTTTCACAGAGTTTTACATACAGGCACTCTCTCTCTGTCATTTATGAAGCAGTCTACTGGTCACTAGTTAAAGAATACTTAGCGTAAACTGAATCCCCAGAACACTAAAATTAAACATGGGCAAGCACCTCCAggtcaaaaataaataagtaaataaacagaagaaaaacaaacctgacACTACAATGTGAAAGCTCCCACACTGATGGGATGAGATCACTGAACTGCAGCTTTAAAAGGAAGGATTTTCCTCTTCCCAACAAGTTAGCTCTCAGCATTAGAAAGTTAATGGCACAAGGACTTGTTTGCTACACCGCAAGTTCAATTTTCCTTACTTCACtaaaaaaagaccacaaagatgtTTATCTTccaaacatttctattttgaGATAAAATAAGAGTATTTAGAGAGGCTTATTcagctaggggaaaaaaagaaatctgctcccttttgtttttcccagttGAACCAAGCTTGACAAACAGAACAGTGCTTCATGGGGTACACGTATCAGACACTGAAGCAAGACTTCAAAACCCTGTGAGAAATCAATGAAATGACTGGAAGACGTATGAAGTTCCAAGCAGGATGGAACAAAGAGAATCAGCTTCCGTTTGTTCATTTAAAGAGACCTGATGTGTTGATGCTGttttacaaatgcaaaattcatttgttattttctctctctcaaaacCAGACCGGACAGTACTTGCAGTACCCTTGAACTtcaaatgtgtgtgtgtggaattaatatatttttaagacagGTACTTTTATGAATGTATTTACATACTCACcgctgacaaaaaaaaacacccaaagaCACACATACCTCACAGCTGTTGAGATCAGATCTGATTTTACACTTGATTCTATGGAGTCAAATGTAACAGTACAGAGAACCTGGAATAAGAAAACAAGGTTAGCACACTTTTCATACTGgtagaaaataatataaaagaatGACTACAGCAACAAATATGATGGCATCATCTACCACTTCTTCTTCACATCTCGAACATTCACAGCTTGTCAACATTATATGATCTTACAAGTGATCACACTCAAAAATTCCAATTTAACATTTCCTAATCTGCCAGGAGCAAAGAACAGCACGTTCAGTAGAACTGAACTAGCTCATTTAAGAATAAAGGTTCTTAGTTGTGCAGACAATGGTGTGTCAAATAGCAAGGCACAGACTTCCAGCATGCGTTACTTTTAGCAGGATATCCAGGACTCAACAATAGGGAGCAAATCAGTCTTTGTAGCTACCCACATACCCAACAGTGAGTCACAACAATGGCTGAGCCTTTTAGGAATAACAGAcctgatcatagaatcagcaaggttggaaaagacctccaagatcattcggtccaatcatccacctaccaccaagaTAACCacgctaaaccatgtcccttaatgCCACATCTCAACGTttcttaacacctccagggacagtgactcaaccacctccctaggcagcccatgccaatgcctcaccactctttcggagaagcaatttttccaaatatccaaacAGAACCCCCCCcggtgcaacttaaggccattccctgtagtcctatcactagttacgcaggagcagaggccgaccccacctcacacagcctcctttcaggtcgttgcagagagcaatgaggtctgccctgagcctcctcttctccacactgaacacccccagctccctcagccgctccccatcacacttgtgctccacacccctcacagctccgctgccccTCTCTGAACAGACTCCAGCACACCAGTGTCTTTCTTGCtgtgaggggcccaacactgaacacagtatttgaggtgtggcctcactggAGCTGAGTACAAGGGGATGATCACCTTCCcgctcctgctagcaacactatttctgatacaagccaggatgccattggccttcttgtccacctgggcacactgctggctcacattcagccaagcatcaaccaaccCCCGgaggtccatttcttccacacagtcttccagccactctatcccaagcctgtagcattgcctggagttgttgtggccaaagtgcaggatctgGCACATGGTCTTGTTGAACTCCAGCCCATTGgtctcagcccagcaatccagcctgtccagatccctctgtagggtcTTCCTACCCCCACGCAaatcgacacttcctgccaacccggtgtcatctacaaacttgctgagggtgcattcagtgccctcatccaggtaaACAtgctgaacaggacaggccccagcaccaacccctggggaacaccacttgtgatcGGACACCagttggatttaactccattcaccaccactctctgggcctggccatccagccagttctttactcagcagagtgtacctgtccaagccacaggctggcagcttctccaggagaatgctgtgggagacagtgtcaaaggctttgctgaagtctaggcagaccacatcaacagcctttcccacAACCACCAGGggggtcactcaatcatagaaggagatcaagcaggacctgcctttcatgaacccatgctggctgggccttATCTCCCAGTTACCCCACAAATTTCACTCATGATGATTTATTCCACAACATttcctggcaccgaggtcagactgacaggcctgtagttaCCCAGATCCTTCTTGTAGATCCTTCTTGTAGATCCTGAGTAAATCTTAAAATCTACCCAACATCTCACACTTTTGGGAAggaattgaaaacaaacaaacaactcaTTAAATCTTATTAATGAAACTTTTTGTACCATTTCCCTTTTAGTCCAGttacatatatttgtatatatgaAGTTTCATTTAGAGGATCTCATTACATGCACAACTTAACATTGTCCTATCAAAAACCCCCAATTAAGCAAATGCTAGAAAAGTTCAAGTCACTCAAATGCTTTCCTAGAAATGAACAAGACTATATTTCACACAAAAACCTTTTGTTTCAACAGCTttttaacacacaaaaaaatactaCCTGTGTTTGACCTCTCTGAAACAAGGCTGATCCATGAAGCATTTTAAACATGTTCACTTCACATTTAATATCTCTGAGGGAAGTCAAATCTCTCCCATCACACCTGAATTTAGAAGCAGAAATAGTGagatcaataaaaaaaaagtcagaaattatTATTCAGCACGAGTTTGACATACATACCTTCTGTATTCATTTAGAATAAGATTTCTAAAGATATCCTTTGAGACTGCATTGAAAGATTCCATGATTTCGTAAGGCTCAGCCTCCGGAAATTTTTCTAGGTATAAGAgacataaataagaaataagaagaaaaagcaattgcaGCTGAAACTagaaaatgaattacagaaaaCTAGTTAAGAAAACCCTGCCAAAAAACCAGCATACTAGATTTAAGCAGTGTCATTTAAGCTTTTTTAAATActaggaaagcagaaaataatacctttcagctgctcttcagtTTCCAGTCTTATTTTGTTAATTGCTTCATCTCTAGAAATCTAGAACACAGGATTTGAAATTAGCTAACTCTACACAGGTGAAGAATTTGGGCTGTTGTTGGGATTGTTTTAAAGTTCTGTAAAACTCAAAGTAAAAGTAATAGAACTTCCATGTAATTTCAGACAAATTGCTAAGTATTGCTACAAATTAATTCTGGTAGTGAAGGATTTACAAGActatttattattactactgCACATACATTCAGAGGAGGACAAGAGGTAAACAAAAACTAAATCTTGCTAGctttattatattaaaaataactaacTCACGGTTGAATTGTACTTACCTTATCATGGCTAAAATCTGTGAACACCGCATAGATCTTGTTAAAAGCaagtcttcagaaagaaaagaaagaatttctgaaaacaggGCTTAAAGTACAACCgtgtgtttttatatttatttttcaatttttggagatgaaattttttttttttttaaatgagcagcACAAAAGCATCAGACTTCCATTTACAAACATCACTCGCCCCAGCTGTCCATCTTGCATGCTCTCCTGCTCCCCATCTCCTCCACCATAAAGCTCATGAAAGCCACACAACGTGGCTTTTTGTATCACCATTTCACAAGAATGGCATATAGCTTTCACTGAGTTTTCATGCCACTTGTTTTGCCCTGTTCTTCTCACTAAGCATAAAAGCATTGCTGAAGGCAGGGTCCCTaagtttctctgaaaaaatgcTATAAGAAATTCTAAGCTTAAAAGATGATTTTGTTGAACAAAACTTCACACTTGTTGATCATAGAtgataaaaacatatatttaaagatGATTTAAAGTCACTTAACAGACAAAAGACCAAAACTATCTGTTCCCAACTTACTTCTTTGCACATTCCACAATCTCTTCAGGAGcaacaaataatttctgaaCAGTTCTCTTGACCACACCGCGTTCTTTCACCAGCTGTTGAATTCCTTGAATTATGTGCTGGGTTTGCTTCACTCCTACTTTGATGGCATGACAGAAATCTTGTTGCAGTATATTCTCAGCAGTTCCCTCCAACATAACTATTAATGGAAAGTTAAAAATTAagtgaattactttttttttttttaatagttattATAACTTAACCAAGGAAATACACATTACCTATAAACAGTATAAATACACTGGAATTTAGCTAAAAGTTTCTTATCAATATTGCCTAAAGACAGAAGTTTCAAAGATTAGAAAAGTATCTGTAAAGAGGCACCTACTTGATTTTCAAACTGAACACTCAACAGGTATTAATTATTATCCACTTACCAACTTGATTTTGTGGGGCTGCGGCAACAACTAAATTCAAAGTGCTAGAAGACATTTGTTTTCGGGTTGGATTGATTACAGTTTCTCCATCAACCAGTCCTACCCTTACTGcacctaggaaaaaaaactccagaaaattattattataataaaaaaaagttcttttaagGCATCAAATTATACAtctaaaaacagtatttcaaaataaatccttcGCTTTCATTAGCATGTTAATGATATGTTAATAACAGATCTGTAAAGCAAAGCTGTCTACTTCAGAACTTCTTTTGGGCAGCATCACTGGCTAGTGTATAGAATGTGCCCTTAAAACATCTGCAGTGACAAAGCTCCCAATTTCCTGGAGAAAAAGCATTCCTTATTTCTCCACAGTGCTTTAAGACTCAGCGTATTATAGCTAACAGTAACTTCCTTAAATGTTGTCCTTAAAGAAACTATTTCTGGATTATAAATGCTTATACAGTTATATTTTGTccagaaaaaagaatgaagtgcAGCAATTGTATGCATCACGAAATGAATTTCACTGTATTAAACAAAAGACAGCAACCTTTACATTCAAATTCTTGTTAGAAGCCCACTGTTGCCTAATTCTTCCATTATGTTCAGGTCACCTATGGTTTCAAAATATGTACTTACCAATAGGACCATTCCAAGGGATATCAGATAAGGCAAGAGCTGCAGAAGCTAGAATAAAGAGATTAAAAATCCCTATTAGCACAAATAGATTACATTAAAATCATACTAGCAGCATGCTTTTAACAGTACTCTTACCTCCGTTAATTGCCAGAACATCAGGATCATTGACACCATCTACTGCTAAAAGATTACAAAGGATCTGGCATAAGATAAAAGACAATGAATAATTTTGATCTACACATTTGTGTTAGCTATCATTACAAAGCTGAAGACAATcaaacaaagcattttacatACAAGATTAGCTACAAAGGAAAGCTAGTTCAGGTGCTTAAACCAGAAGGCTTATGAAAAAAACACTACAGCTAAAGATTTATCATGTAacatttattatcttttctttcccttgttgTGCAGTGTTTTTGAATTTGTCTCCGCACCTCTATATCAAAAGTTGAGAACTAGCATGTAATAAAAACCATTTAagacaagaaaatgagaaattaagaaGCAGAATTACAGTATCAGCCTGTTTTTCAAAGCATAAGCCCATCCTCGGTGCTAATGataattgcttttcttaaagTAGTTTCTATATCACGTgcaattttcttccattctagAGGCAGCTACAGTGAAGGAGAGGGTGACCTACCTGCGTATCATAAAAGTAGCCGACTGGAAAGAGAGGTCTGATTGATCtatctgcaaaagaaacattCAAAGTGTTCAATTTTCAGTAGCCAGCATCCAGCTTATCTTCTAATTAACTCCACAAGAAGAAGACAAGATAATTTAAATGAACAACCCAATcaaacaagaagagaaagagtGGGGAATCTACGAAGAAATTTAGTATGAGATATAATCAACTCCAAAATCTCATCAGcactcagagaaaaataagacaTATGGGTGAGTATAACCATTGTCATGAAACAGGATAAAAACACTTTAAGAAGTCTTCATGGTTTATAATGTTTATATGGTCATAATCTTATTATCAGAAATGCCTCTAATGAagagacatgaaaaaaatacagtcctcaaggaaaaacaacaaaagcttgTGCATTACTTCCAAGATGGCAACTCTTAATTTTATCTAACTTTAACAACCCAGGCCTTAGACATTGCTCTTCTCAACTCAAAAGCGCAGTCTTAAAACGCTGATGCATTTGACATCGGTAAGTGTTGAATCTCAAAGACACTATTTTATCCATGAAATAATCTTTATCCATGGTAGAAACAACCTTTCAAGCAGAATCAAGAGGCACGCACTGAACACATACCATTCTGTAAGTTGGTGCCTAGGTTCTTTGGAGtttaccttgttttttttcaacctCTCCAAACAGATGTGCAGCTGGAAAGGTGACCTCTCATTAGGATGAGAACTTAGGTACAATAATCTCAAAGGTGCCAACATGGAAGTTCAAGATCCAGACATGTATATAAAGAAATACGTGCAAAAAGCCCCAGCTGACACCGTTTTTAAAATTAGCCCTGTTAAACTTTAACATGTGCAAGCTTTTTTTGTCTGATATTACTGCAGAAACAATCAACTTTGCAAGAAAGTTATAAATTACTACCTCTTCTCAAACATATGTGATGGggtgaaatattttacagtattgcaaataaaatgattgCAGCATACCTATTACTCTACTTGTAAGAATTTCTTTATCAGTAGTACCAAGCTCTCTTCTTAGGTAGTTTGTTGGaattcttcctgctgctgcagctttctgaCGATAGTccaccttttaaaaaacaaaagcaggattCTTAAAGACAACGGACCACTAATTTCAGAGCTACACAACCACTCAAACTAGAGGGGACACCTCAGAAGGTCTATGGTCCAATATCCTGCTCAGAGCAAGGTTGGTGCTGAATTGACTGCACCCTGAGTGATGAGCATTAATTCCAGGTCATGGATACAAATATCAAACAGGCAATGTCCAGTAACAGACTCCATGGAAAATTTACTATTAATCAGCCACAAGTTAGAATATGAATCATTAACCCTTAATAACTCTTCAAGAGTCACAATCCAAACAGCTTTCCCACACACCTGAAATATAATGTTTGAACTCTACTGTTGTAGCAGACATCCAAATCCACAAGGCTTCTGGTAGGCAAACAGACAGCATCTATGGCTCATCCTTCATCCACAGATGCAATAATTTTATCATAGACTTCTATTCTGAAACCCAACTCTGTACTCTGCTGCTTGCCTTCCTCGCTCGCTCCCCTCAGCATTTTGAGCTCCCTGTTTAACGAGCTGTGCAGCTAAGGCTGCCACTGGCCATCAGAAAACAAGCTTTGTCGTTAGAACTTACCACTAACGGCATGAACTGAGACGCAGAAGGCTTGGTTTTACTGACTGCTGTGACCATTACTGCGGTGTCACCTAGCTGGATCAAGGAAAAGCACACTGAGATTATCTGCCAATTACCATTTAAAGTCCTAAACTTAATCAGATACTAAAATCCTAGTTCATAAcattctctgcagaaaaacacTCATGTCATTCCATAGCAGCAACTATTTAGAAGAAAGAGCCTGCCCCCCCCCGGTACAGACAGCCAAACATCCATTAGGGATTACATTGCTCCTTGAGGCCCTACGCTCCTTCACATGCCCTGATGTTCCCACCAAGGATGCTCGGGCCCGGAAGATGCGAAGCTCCACACGCCCAAGGCTGTTTTTACCTGAACgacagcagctccatcagcaaACCTTGCAAGTTTTCCAGAAGACAGTTCCATCTTTCTGTTGGAAAGAAATAACCTCTTACTGACAATGACTGCAAATCCATTACGCGTTCACCTGCAGCATCCATTCGGAGGACGGCGGCCGCAGTTCGTACTGATATCTGGAGCCTCATTACGCACAGAAACGCCCAAACGCTTCGCTCCCACGCGCTTTCGCCCCACAGCTCTTCCAGCCGAGAGACGCGGCC
The sequence above is drawn from the Numida meleagris isolate 19003 breed g44 Domestic line chromosome 3, NumMel1.0, whole genome shotgun sequence genome and encodes:
- the PNPT1 gene encoding polyribonucleotide nucleotidyltransferase 1, mitochondrial, with amino-acid sequence MCPPSLGAMAAAATSCRRAALGGLSVGAVSGRVVTRWRRFLLPGGGPRLVPARSAAAESGPCCAVTVDVGGRKMELSSGKLARFADGAAVVQLGDTAVMVTAVSKTKPSASQFMPLVVDYRQKAAAAGRIPTNYLRRELGTTDKEILTSRVIDRSIRPLFPVGYFYDTQILCNLLAVDGVNDPDVLAINGASAALALSDIPWNGPIGAVRVGLVDGETVINPTRKQMSSSTLNLVVAAAPQNQVVMLEGTAENILQQDFCHAIKVGVKQTQHIIQGIQQLVKERGVVKRTVQKLFVAPEEIVECAKKLAFNKIYAVFTDFSHDKISRDEAINKIRLETEEQLKEKFPEAEPYEIMESFNAVSKDIFRNLILNEYRRCDGRDLTSLRDIKCEVNMFKMLHGSALFQRGQTQVLCTVTFDSIESSVKSDLISTAVSGIKDKNFMLHYEFPPYATNEIGKVTGVNRRELGHGALAERALKPVIPQDFPFTIRVTSEVLESNGSSSMASACGGSLALMDAGVPVSSAVAGVAVGLITKYNPEGKDLEDYRLLTDILGIEDYYGDMDFKMAGTSKGVTALQVDLKLPGIPIKIIMEAIQQATAAKREILQIMNETLAKPRPNRKESGPVVETIHVPLSKRLRFIGPGAYNLKKLQAQTGVTLSQLDEETYSMFAPTPSAMHEAREFVHEICKDDQEVNLEFGAVYTATITEIRDSGVMVKLYPNMTPVLLHNSQLDQRKIKHPSALGLEVGQEIQVKYFGRDPTDGRMRLSRKVLQSPATTVLKTLTDKNSIVLGGTAPQSSTSSQ